Part of the Rhizobium viscosum genome is shown below.
GTCACCGGCGGCGGCCCCGGCAACTCGACGACCTTCCTCTCCATCGATCTGGTGAAGATGGCGGTCGGCCAGTTCGATCTCGGCCCGGCGGCGGCCATGTCGATCATCTACTTCCTCATCATCCTGCTGCTCTCCTGGGTGTTCTACACCGTGATGACCAGCGGCGACGCGAACGGCTGAACGGGGGGCGCAGATATGACCAGCAAATACAAACCCGCAGGCAGCCTTTCCTGGCTCGTCCCGACCATCTACATCATCTTCCTGATCCTGCCGATCTACTGGCTCGTCAATATGAGCTTCAAGGAGAATGCCGAGATCACCGGCGCCTTCTCGCTGTGGCCGACAAACCCGACGCTGCGCAACTATGCGGTCATCTTCACCGATCCGTCCTGGTACAACGGCTATATCAATTCGATCATCTATGTGGTGATGAACACGGTGATCTCGGTCGCCGCAGCACTGCCGGCGGCTTACGCCTTTTCGCGCTACCGCTTCCTCGGCGACAAGCACCTGTTCTTCTGGCTTTTGACCAACCGCATGGCGCCGCCGGCGGTCTTCGCGCTGCCCTTCTTCCAGCTCTATTCGGCCTTTGGCCTGATCGACACGCATATTGCCGTCGCACTCGCCCACTGCCTGTTCAACGTGCCGCTGGCGGTCTGGATCCTCGAAGGTTTCATGTCCGGTGTGCCGAAGGAGATCGATGAGACGGCCTATATCGACGGCTATTCCTTCCCGCGGTTCTTCATCAAGATCTTCATTCCGCTGATTGCGAGCGGGGTGGGTGTTGCGGCCTTCTTCTGCTTCATGTTCTCGTGGGTCGAGCTCCTGCTCGCCCGCACGCTGACGACGACGGCCGCAAAGCCGATCTCGGCCATCATGACGCGCACGGTCTCGGCGGCCGGCATGGACTGGGGCGTGCTGGCGGCAGCCGGCGTGCTGACCATCATTCCGGGCGCCCTCGTCATCTATTTCGTTCGCAACTACATCGCCAAGGGCTTTGCCCTGGGCCGCGTCTGAGGAGGACCGGACATGAGCTTTTCCTGGATGGCCTGGACGCTGCCGACGGCGCTCTTCTTCCTGACGATCCTTCTGCTGCTGATCGGCATGAGCGTCTGGGAATATTTTGCGCCGGGGGGATCGCCGCGTGTTGGCTTGCTTCGTTTCGAGACGACGCGCGGCGACCGGCTGTTCATTTCGCTGCTCGGCGCGGCATTCATTCATCTTGCATGGCTGGGTCTCATCGGACCCAACCTGTGGTGGGCTCTTGGCATCTCCGTGGTCTACGCCATCGGCGTGTTCCGTTACGTGTGATTCCAAGGTGATACGGAGGCCGGGGGTACTGGCCGCCTGAGACGTAGAGACTGCAATCGCTAAACCTGGGAGGATATTATGCGACGGCACTTATTGACGACGACAGCAGGCTTGCTGCTGGCGATGACAGCATCGGCCTATGCCGGCATGGACGAGGCCAAGACGTTCCTCGACAAGGAAATCGGTGACCTTTCGACGCTTCCCCGCGCCGACCAGGAAAAGGAAATGCAGTGGTTCGTCGATGCCGCGAAGCCTTTCGCCGGCATGGACATCAAGGTCGTGTCCGAGACGATCACAACCCATGAATATGAATCGAAGGTGCTGGCACCGGCCTTTACGGCAATCACCGGCATCAAGATCACCCATGACCTCATCGGCGAAGGTGACGTGGTCGAAAAGCTGCAGACGCAGATGCAGTCGGGCGAAAACATCTATGACGCCTATATCAACGACTCGGACCTGATCGGCACCCATTGGCGCTACCAGCAGGCCCGCAGCCTGACCGACTGGATGGCCAACGAAGGCAAGGATGTCACCAATCCCGGCCTCGACATCGACGACTTCATCGGCAAGTCCTTCACCACGGCGCCTGACGGCAAGCTCTATCAGCTGCCCGACCAGCAGTTCGCAAACCTTTACTGGTTCCGCTACGACTGGTTCAACGACGAGAAGAACAAGGCGGACTTCAAGGCGAAGTACGGCTACGATCTCGGCGTGCCGGTCAACTGGTCGGCCTATGAGGATATTGCCGAGTTCTTCACCGGTCGCGAGGTCGGTGGCAAGAAGGTCTATGGCCACATGGACTACGGCAAGAAGGACCCGTCGCTCGGCTGGCGCTTCACCGACGCCTGGCTCTCCATGGCCGGCAATGGCGACAGGGGCATCCCGAACGGCAAACCCGTCGACGAGTGGGGCATCAAGGTCGATGAGAACTCGCGCCCGGTCGGTTCCTGCGTCGCGCGTGGTGGCGATACCAACGGCCCTGCTGCGGTCTATTCCATCCAGAAATATCTGGACTGGATGAAGGCCTATGCACCGGCCGCTGCCCAGGGCATGACCTTCTCCGAATCCGGCCCGGTCCCCTCGCAGGGCGAAATCGCCCAGCAGATGTTCACCTACACGGCCTTCACCGCCGACTTCGTCAAGGAAGGCCTGCCGGTCGTCAACGCGGACGGCACGCCGAAATGGCGCTTCGCGCCGAGCCCGCATGGCGTCTACTGGAAGGACGGCATGAAGCTCGGCTATCAGGATGCCGGCTCCTGGACGCTGATGAAGTCCACGCCTGACGATCGCGCCAAGGCGGCCTGGCTCTATGCCCAGTTCGTCACATCAAAGACTGTCGACGTGAAGAAGAGCCACATGGGCCTGACCTTCATCCGGCAGTCGACGCTGGACCACAAGTCCTTCACCGATCGTGCGCCGAAGCTCGGCGGCCTGATCGAGTTCTACCGTTCGCCGGCCCGCCTGCAGTGGTCACCGACCGGTACGAACGTTCCCGACTATCCGAAGCTCGCGCAGCTCTGGTGGCAGGCAATCGGTGACGCTTCGTCAGGCGCAAAGACGGCGCA
Proteins encoded:
- a CDS encoding carbohydrate ABC transporter permease → MTSKYKPAGSLSWLVPTIYIIFLILPIYWLVNMSFKENAEITGAFSLWPTNPTLRNYAVIFTDPSWYNGYINSIIYVVMNTVISVAAALPAAYAFSRYRFLGDKHLFFWLLTNRMAPPAVFALPFFQLYSAFGLIDTHIAVALAHCLFNVPLAVWILEGFMSGVPKEIDETAYIDGYSFPRFFIKIFIPLIASGVGVAAFFCFMFSWVELLLARTLTTTAAKPISAIMTRTVSAAGMDWGVLAAAGVLTIIPGALVIYFVRNYIAKGFALGRV
- a CDS encoding DUF2160 domain-containing protein — translated: MSFSWMAWTLPTALFFLTILLLLIGMSVWEYFAPGGSPRVGLLRFETTRGDRLFISLLGAAFIHLAWLGLIGPNLWWALGISVVYAIGVFRYV
- a CDS encoding ABC transporter substrate-binding protein, with protein sequence MRRHLLTTTAGLLLAMTASAYAGMDEAKTFLDKEIGDLSTLPRADQEKEMQWFVDAAKPFAGMDIKVVSETITTHEYESKVLAPAFTAITGIKITHDLIGEGDVVEKLQTQMQSGENIYDAYINDSDLIGTHWRYQQARSLTDWMANEGKDVTNPGLDIDDFIGKSFTTAPDGKLYQLPDQQFANLYWFRYDWFNDEKNKADFKAKYGYDLGVPVNWSAYEDIAEFFTGREVGGKKVYGHMDYGKKDPSLGWRFTDAWLSMAGNGDRGIPNGKPVDEWGIKVDENSRPVGSCVARGGDTNGPAAVYSIQKYLDWMKAYAPAAAQGMTFSESGPVPSQGEIAQQMFTYTAFTADFVKEGLPVVNADGTPKWRFAPSPHGVYWKDGMKLGYQDAGSWTLMKSTPDDRAKAAWLYAQFVTSKTVDVKKSHMGLTFIRQSTLDHKSFTDRAPKLGGLIEFYRSPARLQWSPTGTNVPDYPKLAQLWWQAIGDASSGAKTAQGAMDSLCSEQEKVLQRLERAKVQGDIGPKLAEEHDLEYWNKDAVAKGNLAPQLKIENEKEKPITVNYDELVKSWAEAKK